One genomic window of Solanum dulcamara chromosome 12, daSolDulc1.2, whole genome shotgun sequence includes the following:
- the LOC129876937 gene encoding B3 domain-containing protein Os07g0563300-like isoform X3 — translation MASSSSSTIFCFQCEDSSNSVDFRNGWRLRSGKFSQLCHRCASVYEYGRFCETFHPSDDGWRDCESCGKLVHCGCIVSFNTYLLLDFGGIMCMECSKKNFILARNRCLSHETPVPTGESQLDATQTVIEPQYMPRVTESKLQKISINPLFQKLLSASDADLALSRLVIPKKCAEAYFPRLSGPHKIPINILDTEGKEWNFRFRFWPNSRSKMYVLEGLRDYMVSKKWQAGDVVTFYRIEPGQKLVMGLRNTSAGSTIS, via the exons atggcttcttcttcctcctcaacTATTTTCTGCTTTCAATGCGAAGATTCATCAAACTCAGTTGATTTCAGAAATGGTTGGCGTCTTCGTAGTGGCAAATTCTCTCAGCTCTGTCATCGTTGCGC TTCTGTATATGAGTACGGGAGATTCTGCGAGACTTTCCATCCAAGTGATGATGGCTGGAGAGATTGTGAATCTTGTGGGAAG TTGGTCCATTGTGGATGTATTGTGTCTTTCAACACATATCTGCTGTTGGATTTTGGTGGTATTATGTGCATGGAGTGCTCAAAGAAGAACTTCATTCTT GCACGGAATCGCTGCTTGTCCCATGAAACTCCAGTACCAACTGGAGAATCTCAGCTGGATGCCACACAGACCGTGATAGAACCTCAGTACATGCCTCGTGTCACAGAGTCAAAGTTGCAGAAGATCTCTATAAA CCCTTTGTTTCAAAAACTGTTGTCTGCCAGTGATGCTGATCTCGCACTATCACGTCTTGTGATTCCCAAAAAATGTGCCGAG GCTTACTTTCCTCGCCTTTCTGGGCCACACAAGATCCCGATTAATATACTGGACACTGAAGGCAAGGAATGGAATTTTCGCTTCCGGTTTTGGCCTAATTCCAGGAGTAAAATGTATGTGCTGGAAGGACTTAGAGATTACATGGTCTCGAAGAAGTGGCAAGCAGGAGATGTAG TTACTTTTTATCGAATTGAACCGGGACAGAAACTGGTCATGGGATTAAGGAATACTTCTGCTGGTTCTACCATCTCATAG
- the LOC129876937 gene encoding B3 domain-containing protein Os07g0563300-like isoform X1 — MASSSSSTIFCFQCEDSSNSVDFRNGWRLRSGKFSQLCHRCASVYEYGRFCETFHPSDDGWRDCESCGKLVHCGCIVSFNTYLLLDFGGIMCMECSKKNFILARNRCLSHETPVPTGESQLDATQTVIEPQYMPRVTESKLQKISINPLFQKLLSASDADLALSRLVIPKKCAEIPLVGEAYFPRLSGPHKIPINILDTEGKEWNFRFRFWPNSRSKMYVLEGLRDYMVSKKWQAGDVVTFYRIEPGQKLVMGLRNTSAGSTIS, encoded by the exons atggcttcttcttcctcctcaacTATTTTCTGCTTTCAATGCGAAGATTCATCAAACTCAGTTGATTTCAGAAATGGTTGGCGTCTTCGTAGTGGCAAATTCTCTCAGCTCTGTCATCGTTGCGC TTCTGTATATGAGTACGGGAGATTCTGCGAGACTTTCCATCCAAGTGATGATGGCTGGAGAGATTGTGAATCTTGTGGGAAG TTGGTCCATTGTGGATGTATTGTGTCTTTCAACACATATCTGCTGTTGGATTTTGGTGGTATTATGTGCATGGAGTGCTCAAAGAAGAACTTCATTCTT GCACGGAATCGCTGCTTGTCCCATGAAACTCCAGTACCAACTGGAGAATCTCAGCTGGATGCCACACAGACCGTGATAGAACCTCAGTACATGCCTCGTGTCACAGAGTCAAAGTTGCAGAAGATCTCTATAAA CCCTTTGTTTCAAAAACTGTTGTCTGCCAGTGATGCTGATCTCGCACTATCACGTCTTGTGATTCCCAAAAAATGTGCCGAG ATCCCGCTTGTGGGTGAA GCTTACTTTCCTCGCCTTTCTGGGCCACACAAGATCCCGATTAATATACTGGACACTGAAGGCAAGGAATGGAATTTTCGCTTCCGGTTTTGGCCTAATTCCAGGAGTAAAATGTATGTGCTGGAAGGACTTAGAGATTACATGGTCTCGAAGAAGTGGCAAGCAGGAGATGTAG TTACTTTTTATCGAATTGAACCGGGACAGAAACTGGTCATGGGATTAAGGAATACTTCTGCTGGTTCTACCATCTCATAG
- the LOC129876937 gene encoding B3 domain-containing protein Os07g0563300-like isoform X2 produces the protein MASSSSSTIFCFQCEDSSNSVDFRNGWRLRSGKFSQLCHRCASVYEYGRFCETFHPSDDGWRDCESCGKLVHCGCIVSFNTYLLLDFGGIMCMECSKKNFILARNRCLSHETPVPTGESQLDATQTVIEPQYMPRVTESKLQKISINPLFQKLLSASDADLALSRLVIPKKCAEIPLAYFPRLSGPHKIPINILDTEGKEWNFRFRFWPNSRSKMYVLEGLRDYMVSKKWQAGDVVTFYRIEPGQKLVMGLRNTSAGSTIS, from the exons atggcttcttcttcctcctcaacTATTTTCTGCTTTCAATGCGAAGATTCATCAAACTCAGTTGATTTCAGAAATGGTTGGCGTCTTCGTAGTGGCAAATTCTCTCAGCTCTGTCATCGTTGCGC TTCTGTATATGAGTACGGGAGATTCTGCGAGACTTTCCATCCAAGTGATGATGGCTGGAGAGATTGTGAATCTTGTGGGAAG TTGGTCCATTGTGGATGTATTGTGTCTTTCAACACATATCTGCTGTTGGATTTTGGTGGTATTATGTGCATGGAGTGCTCAAAGAAGAACTTCATTCTT GCACGGAATCGCTGCTTGTCCCATGAAACTCCAGTACCAACTGGAGAATCTCAGCTGGATGCCACACAGACCGTGATAGAACCTCAGTACATGCCTCGTGTCACAGAGTCAAAGTTGCAGAAGATCTCTATAAA CCCTTTGTTTCAAAAACTGTTGTCTGCCAGTGATGCTGATCTCGCACTATCACGTCTTGTGATTCCCAAAAAATGTGCCGAG ATCCCGCTT GCTTACTTTCCTCGCCTTTCTGGGCCACACAAGATCCCGATTAATATACTGGACACTGAAGGCAAGGAATGGAATTTTCGCTTCCGGTTTTGGCCTAATTCCAGGAGTAAAATGTATGTGCTGGAAGGACTTAGAGATTACATGGTCTCGAAGAAGTGGCAAGCAGGAGATGTAG TTACTTTTTATCGAATTGAACCGGGACAGAAACTGGTCATGGGATTAAGGAATACTTCTGCTGGTTCTACCATCTCATAG
- the LOC129876937 gene encoding B3 domain-containing protein Os07g0563300-like isoform X4: protein MASSSSSTIFCFQCEDSSNSVDFRNGWRLRSGKFSQLCHRCASVYEYGRFCETFHPSDDGWRDCESCGKLVHCGCIVSFNTYLLLDFGGIMCMECSKKNFILARNRCLSHETPVPTGESQLDATQTVIEPQYMPRVTESKLQKISINPLFQKLLSASDADLALSRLVIPKKCAEIPLVGEAYFPRLSGPHKIPINILDTEGKEWNFRFRFWPNSRSKMYVLEGLRDYMVSKKWQAGDLLFIELNRDRNWSWD, encoded by the exons atggcttcttcttcctcctcaacTATTTTCTGCTTTCAATGCGAAGATTCATCAAACTCAGTTGATTTCAGAAATGGTTGGCGTCTTCGTAGTGGCAAATTCTCTCAGCTCTGTCATCGTTGCGC TTCTGTATATGAGTACGGGAGATTCTGCGAGACTTTCCATCCAAGTGATGATGGCTGGAGAGATTGTGAATCTTGTGGGAAG TTGGTCCATTGTGGATGTATTGTGTCTTTCAACACATATCTGCTGTTGGATTTTGGTGGTATTATGTGCATGGAGTGCTCAAAGAAGAACTTCATTCTT GCACGGAATCGCTGCTTGTCCCATGAAACTCCAGTACCAACTGGAGAATCTCAGCTGGATGCCACACAGACCGTGATAGAACCTCAGTACATGCCTCGTGTCACAGAGTCAAAGTTGCAGAAGATCTCTATAAA CCCTTTGTTTCAAAAACTGTTGTCTGCCAGTGATGCTGATCTCGCACTATCACGTCTTGTGATTCCCAAAAAATGTGCCGAG ATCCCGCTTGTGGGTGAA GCTTACTTTCCTCGCCTTTCTGGGCCACACAAGATCCCGATTAATATACTGGACACTGAAGGCAAGGAATGGAATTTTCGCTTCCGGTTTTGGCCTAATTCCAGGAGTAAAATGTATGTGCTGGAAGGACTTAGAGATTACATGGTCTCGAAGAAGTGGCAAGCAGGAGAT TTACTTTTTATCGAATTGAACCGGGACAGAAACTGGTCATGGGATTAA
- the LOC129876937 gene encoding B3 domain-containing protein Os07g0679700-like isoform X5 yields MVGVFVVANSLSSVIVALLYMSTGDSARLSIQVMMAGEIVNLVGRLVEKLVHCGCIVSFNTYLLLDFGGIMCMECSKKNFILARNRCLSHETPVPTGESQLDATQTVIEPQYMPRVTESKLQKISINPLFQKLLSASDADLALSRLVIPKKCAEIPLVGEAYFPRLSGPHKIPINILDTEGKEWNFRFRFWPNSRSKMYVLEGLRDYMVSKKWQAGDVVTFYRIEPGQKLVMGLRNTSAGSTIS; encoded by the exons ATGGTTGGCGTCTTCGTAGTGGCAAATTCTCTCAGCTCTGTCATCGTTGCGC TTCTGTATATGAGTACGGGAGATTCTGCGAGACTTTCCATCCAAGTGATGATGGCTGGAGAGATTGTGAATCTTGTGGGAAGGTTAGTGGAAAAG TTGGTCCATTGTGGATGTATTGTGTCTTTCAACACATATCTGCTGTTGGATTTTGGTGGTATTATGTGCATGGAGTGCTCAAAGAAGAACTTCATTCTT GCACGGAATCGCTGCTTGTCCCATGAAACTCCAGTACCAACTGGAGAATCTCAGCTGGATGCCACACAGACCGTGATAGAACCTCAGTACATGCCTCGTGTCACAGAGTCAAAGTTGCAGAAGATCTCTATAAA CCCTTTGTTTCAAAAACTGTTGTCTGCCAGTGATGCTGATCTCGCACTATCACGTCTTGTGATTCCCAAAAAATGTGCCGAG ATCCCGCTTGTGGGTGAA GCTTACTTTCCTCGCCTTTCTGGGCCACACAAGATCCCGATTAATATACTGGACACTGAAGGCAAGGAATGGAATTTTCGCTTCCGGTTTTGGCCTAATTCCAGGAGTAAAATGTATGTGCTGGAAGGACTTAGAGATTACATGGTCTCGAAGAAGTGGCAAGCAGGAGATGTAG TTACTTTTTATCGAATTGAACCGGGACAGAAACTGGTCATGGGATTAAGGAATACTTCTGCTGGTTCTACCATCTCATAG